One part of the Prunus persica cultivar Lovell chromosome G5, Prunus_persica_NCBIv2, whole genome shotgun sequence genome encodes these proteins:
- the LOC18776228 gene encoding uncharacterized protein LOC18776228 isoform X4 — translation MEAVDLTFPVDVAGAQKFMGIEGLVRAGVTVKELEPCDLDRVSVRASPLTEACSSFLSDKEVTNVVSASEYEPSKLGGQLLSYQGEELSRHQHCRGKNGFLLHTGAESVQLERKSGKVSKMGSSTSKRPRIARLEDPTSLAGVDGIRDMSDKLGSYLTKCSSSDKNQSAKQKNNCTSKRGDKRNLKLHAKTKHDSFSVKVGLPSFGSAAGGNNFFGVHGLKSDNHDVTKLVDDVLLNELLDGTCKCPSLDKGKGKKPANVNDSFLHSVRKASFVLPLPRSVQPQHITEVDSNSDKIMSPWPLSTSSVVTSGVNGDNGEPVITDLSSCNEVQDSHKKPETPANPLDLPLCEPKYILERLALPPPKDLESLLLEAAKPALSSKSTPDPCSGKQISRRASLPPFPWSHTSNGHCRTSSDAAKLSISRATCQGRWQRIGKNIVSSLGPVTNNFTDLESLTYDQSLVPSARLKIAGSENQVSPSISVSLSWFQRDSSSGATCSKQSFVPLDEHCPQILAAARTLCDMATCSSRQNPDGIIRWPKKPSQKAMKARKLKSIEKPEEAYGTSVVSGSDNLRRSIDRIMLPPKKPRLSMVDDRKDFNNFSCVTKGPINWSTPRSSRSSPGKSLKESIVDIRHSTTDVARQSYMMPPPARVPEKASNKREKIRKLLTMEWNRGRDRLD, via the exons ATGGAAGCAGTGGACTTGACTTTTCCGGTGGACGTCGCCGGCGCGCAGAAGTTTATGGGGATAGAGGGTCTTGTGAGAGCTGGGGTTACAGTCAAGGAGCTTGAGCCTTGTGATTTGGACCGTGTTTCTGTTCGCGCAAGCCCCTTGACTGAGGCATGCAGCTCATTTCTCAGCGATAAAG AGGTAACAAATGTGGTTAGTGCTTCAGAGTATGAACCATCTAAGCTTGGTGGTCAGCTGCTCAGCTATCAGGGTGAAGAATTGTCCAGGCACCAACATTGTAGGGGcaaaaatggttttttgttGCATACTGGTGCTGAAAGTGTACAGCTAGAACGGAAATCAGGAAAGGTGTCAAAAATGGGTAGTTCGACTTCTAAGAGACCGCGAATTGCTCGATTGGAAGATCCAACGAGTTTAGCTGGAGTTGATGGGATAAGGGATATGTCAGATAAGCTCGGATCATATCTTACAAAGTGCAGTTCTTCAG ATAAGAATCAATCGGcgaaacaaaagaacaactGTACAAGCAAGCGAGGTGATAAGAGAAATCTCAAACTTCATGCAAAGACTAAACATGATTCTTTCTCCGTAAAGGTGGGTTTGCCAAGCTTCGGTTCTGCTGCTGGAGGGAACAACTTTTTCG GAGTACATGGCCTTAAGTCAGATAATCATGATGTCACAAAGCTAGTAGATGATGTGCTACTGAATGAGCTCCTTGATGGGACATGCAAGTGTCCTAGTTTAGACAAGGGCAAGGGGAAGAAACCAGCAAATGTTAACGATAGTTTTCTGCATTCAGTTAGAAAGGCCAGTTTCGTCCTTCCGCTACCAAGGTCTGTCCAGCCACAACATATTACTGAAGTAGATAGCAATTCCGACAAGATAATGTCACCATGGCCGTTAAGCACAAGTTCTGTTGTAACTTCTGGTGTCAATGGTGATAACGGAGAACCAGTCATCACAGATCTCTCTTCATGTAATGAG GTACAGGATTCTCATAAAAAGCCTGAAACTCCTGCTAATCCCCTTGATTTGCCATTATGTGAACCTAAGTATATTTTGGAACGTTTGGCTCTTCCTCCACCCAAGGATTTGGAATCTTTGCTTTTGGAGGCTGCAAAACCTGCTTTATCTTCAAAAAGTACTCCTGATCCATGTTCAGGCAAGCAAATATCTCGCCGGGCAAGCTTGCCTCCATTTCCATGGTCGCATACTTCTAATGGGCACTGTAGAACCAGTTCTGATGCAGCAAAACTGTCTATAAGCAGGGCCACATGCCAAGGTCGATGGCAAAGAATAGGGAAGAATATTGTTAGCTCATTGGGGCCTGTCACTAATAATTTTACAGACTTGGAGTCGCTAACCTATGATCAGAGTCTAGTTCCTTCTGCAAGGCTAAAAATTGCTGGTTCAGAAAATCAAGTTTCCCCATCCATATCTGTTAGTCTTTCTTGGTTTCAGCGGGATTCATCGTCTGGTGCAACATGTTCCAAACAATCCTTCGTTCCGCTAG ATGAGCATTGCCCACAAATATTAGCTGCTGCTCGAACACTGTGTGACATGGCAACTTGTTCCTCGAGGCAAAATCCAGATGGAATCATAAGATGGCCAAAGAAGCCTTCACAAAAGGCCATGAAAGCTCGCAAGTTAAAATCAATAGAGAAACCTGAAGAGGCATATGGAACATCAGTTGTATCTGGGTCTGATAATCTCAGGAGAAGCATCGACCGGATTATGCTACCCCCAAAGAAGCCCAGGCTCTCTATGGTTGATGATAGGAAGGATTTCAATAATTTCAGCTGCGTTACAAAAGGACCAATAAATTGGTCTACACCCAGGTCAAGTAGGTCATCACCTGGCAAATCACTTAAGGAGTCAATTGTGGATATAAGACATTCAACCACGGATGTAGCGAGGCAGTCGTATATGATGCCACCACCAGCAAGGGTTCCAGAAAAGGCATCGAACAAGCGGGAGAAGATAAGAAAGTTATTGACAATGGAATGGAACAGAGGAAGGGACCGGCTAGACTGA
- the LOC18776228 gene encoding uncharacterized protein LOC18776228 isoform X1: MEAVDLTFPVDVAGAQKFMGIEGLVRAGVTVKELEPCDLDRVSVRASPLTEACSSFLSDKEVTNVVSASEYEPSKLGGQLLSYQGEELSRHQHCRGKNGFLLHTGAESVQLERKSGKVSKMGSSTSKRPRIARLEDPTSLAGVDGIRDMSDKLGSYLTKCSSSDKNQSAKQKNNCTSKRGDKRNLKLHAKTKHDSFSVKVGLPSFGSAAGGNNFFGVHGLKSDNHDVTKLVDDVLLNELLDGTCKCPSLDKGKGKKPANVNDSFLHSVRKASFVLPLPRSVQPQHITEVDSNSDKIMSPWPLSTSSVVTSGVNGDNGEPVITDLSSCNEVQDSHKKPETPANPLDLPLCEPKYILERLALPPPKDLESLLLEAAKPALSSKSTPDPCSGKQISRRASLPPFPWSHTSNGHCRTSSDAAKLSISRATCQGRWQRIGKNIVSSLGPVTNNFTDLESLTYDQSLVPSARLKIAGSENQVSPSISVSLSWFQRDSSSGATCSKQSFVPLESGGKVNHSGNGNDEHCPQILAAARTLCDMATCSSRQNPDGIIRWPKKPSQKAMKARKLKSIEKPEEAYGTSVVSGSDNLRRSIDRIMLPPKKPRLSMVDDRKDFNNFSCVTKGPINWSTPRSSRSSPGKSLKESIVDIRHSTTDVARQSYMMPPPARVPEKASNKREKIRKLLTMEWNRGRDRLD, translated from the exons ATGGAAGCAGTGGACTTGACTTTTCCGGTGGACGTCGCCGGCGCGCAGAAGTTTATGGGGATAGAGGGTCTTGTGAGAGCTGGGGTTACAGTCAAGGAGCTTGAGCCTTGTGATTTGGACCGTGTTTCTGTTCGCGCAAGCCCCTTGACTGAGGCATGCAGCTCATTTCTCAGCGATAAAG AGGTAACAAATGTGGTTAGTGCTTCAGAGTATGAACCATCTAAGCTTGGTGGTCAGCTGCTCAGCTATCAGGGTGAAGAATTGTCCAGGCACCAACATTGTAGGGGcaaaaatggttttttgttGCATACTGGTGCTGAAAGTGTACAGCTAGAACGGAAATCAGGAAAGGTGTCAAAAATGGGTAGTTCGACTTCTAAGAGACCGCGAATTGCTCGATTGGAAGATCCAACGAGTTTAGCTGGAGTTGATGGGATAAGGGATATGTCAGATAAGCTCGGATCATATCTTACAAAGTGCAGTTCTTCAG ATAAGAATCAATCGGcgaaacaaaagaacaactGTACAAGCAAGCGAGGTGATAAGAGAAATCTCAAACTTCATGCAAAGACTAAACATGATTCTTTCTCCGTAAAGGTGGGTTTGCCAAGCTTCGGTTCTGCTGCTGGAGGGAACAACTTTTTCG GAGTACATGGCCTTAAGTCAGATAATCATGATGTCACAAAGCTAGTAGATGATGTGCTACTGAATGAGCTCCTTGATGGGACATGCAAGTGTCCTAGTTTAGACAAGGGCAAGGGGAAGAAACCAGCAAATGTTAACGATAGTTTTCTGCATTCAGTTAGAAAGGCCAGTTTCGTCCTTCCGCTACCAAGGTCTGTCCAGCCACAACATATTACTGAAGTAGATAGCAATTCCGACAAGATAATGTCACCATGGCCGTTAAGCACAAGTTCTGTTGTAACTTCTGGTGTCAATGGTGATAACGGAGAACCAGTCATCACAGATCTCTCTTCATGTAATGAG GTACAGGATTCTCATAAAAAGCCTGAAACTCCTGCTAATCCCCTTGATTTGCCATTATGTGAACCTAAGTATATTTTGGAACGTTTGGCTCTTCCTCCACCCAAGGATTTGGAATCTTTGCTTTTGGAGGCTGCAAAACCTGCTTTATCTTCAAAAAGTACTCCTGATCCATGTTCAGGCAAGCAAATATCTCGCCGGGCAAGCTTGCCTCCATTTCCATGGTCGCATACTTCTAATGGGCACTGTAGAACCAGTTCTGATGCAGCAAAACTGTCTATAAGCAGGGCCACATGCCAAGGTCGATGGCAAAGAATAGGGAAGAATATTGTTAGCTCATTGGGGCCTGTCACTAATAATTTTACAGACTTGGAGTCGCTAACCTATGATCAGAGTCTAGTTCCTTCTGCAAGGCTAAAAATTGCTGGTTCAGAAAATCAAGTTTCCCCATCCATATCTGTTAGTCTTTCTTGGTTTCAGCGGGATTCATCGTCTGGTGCAACATGTTCCAAACAATCCTTCGTTCCGCTAG AATCTGGAGGCAAGGTGAATCATTCAGGAAATGGTAACG ATGAGCATTGCCCACAAATATTAGCTGCTGCTCGAACACTGTGTGACATGGCAACTTGTTCCTCGAGGCAAAATCCAGATGGAATCATAAGATGGCCAAAGAAGCCTTCACAAAAGGCCATGAAAGCTCGCAAGTTAAAATCAATAGAGAAACCTGAAGAGGCATATGGAACATCAGTTGTATCTGGGTCTGATAATCTCAGGAGAAGCATCGACCGGATTATGCTACCCCCAAAGAAGCCCAGGCTCTCTATGGTTGATGATAGGAAGGATTTCAATAATTTCAGCTGCGTTACAAAAGGACCAATAAATTGGTCTACACCCAGGTCAAGTAGGTCATCACCTGGCAAATCACTTAAGGAGTCAATTGTGGATATAAGACATTCAACCACGGATGTAGCGAGGCAGTCGTATATGATGCCACCACCAGCAAGGGTTCCAGAAAAGGCATCGAACAAGCGGGAGAAGATAAGAAAGTTATTGACAATGGAATGGAACAGAGGAAGGGACCGGCTAGACTGA
- the LOC18776228 gene encoding uncharacterized protein LOC18776228 isoform X3, with protein MEAVDLTFPVDVAGAQKFMGIEGLVRAGVTVKELEPCDLDRVSVRASPLTEACSSFLSDKEYEPSKLGGQLLSYQGEELSRHQHCRGKNGFLLHTGAESVQLERKSGKVSKMGSSTSKRPRIARLEDPTSLAGVDGIRDMSDKLGSYLTKCSSSDKNQSAKQKNNCTSKRGDKRNLKLHAKTKHDSFSVKVGLPSFGSAAGGNNFFGVHGLKSDNHDVTKLVDDVLLNELLDGTCKCPSLDKGKGKKPANVNDSFLHSVRKASFVLPLPRSVQPQHITEVDSNSDKIMSPWPLSTSSVVTSGVNGDNGEPVITDLSSCNEVQDSHKKPETPANPLDLPLCEPKYILERLALPPPKDLESLLLEAAKPALSSKSTPDPCSGKQISRRASLPPFPWSHTSNGHCRTSSDAAKLSISRATCQGRWQRIGKNIVSSLGPVTNNFTDLESLTYDQSLVPSARLKIAGSENQVSPSISVSLSWFQRDSSSGATCSKQSFVPLESGGKVNHSGNGNDEHCPQILAAARTLCDMATCSSRQNPDGIIRWPKKPSQKAMKARKLKSIEKPEEAYGTSVVSGSDNLRRSIDRIMLPPKKPRLSMVDDRKDFNNFSCVTKGPINWSTPRSSRSSPGKSLKESIVDIRHSTTDVARQSYMMPPPARVPEKASNKREKIRKLLTMEWNRGRDRLD; from the exons ATGGAAGCAGTGGACTTGACTTTTCCGGTGGACGTCGCCGGCGCGCAGAAGTTTATGGGGATAGAGGGTCTTGTGAGAGCTGGGGTTACAGTCAAGGAGCTTGAGCCTTGTGATTTGGACCGTGTTTCTGTTCGCGCAAGCCCCTTGACTGAGGCATGCAGCTCATTTCTCAGCGATAAAG AGTATGAACCATCTAAGCTTGGTGGTCAGCTGCTCAGCTATCAGGGTGAAGAATTGTCCAGGCACCAACATTGTAGGGGcaaaaatggttttttgttGCATACTGGTGCTGAAAGTGTACAGCTAGAACGGAAATCAGGAAAGGTGTCAAAAATGGGTAGTTCGACTTCTAAGAGACCGCGAATTGCTCGATTGGAAGATCCAACGAGTTTAGCTGGAGTTGATGGGATAAGGGATATGTCAGATAAGCTCGGATCATATCTTACAAAGTGCAGTTCTTCAG ATAAGAATCAATCGGcgaaacaaaagaacaactGTACAAGCAAGCGAGGTGATAAGAGAAATCTCAAACTTCATGCAAAGACTAAACATGATTCTTTCTCCGTAAAGGTGGGTTTGCCAAGCTTCGGTTCTGCTGCTGGAGGGAACAACTTTTTCG GAGTACATGGCCTTAAGTCAGATAATCATGATGTCACAAAGCTAGTAGATGATGTGCTACTGAATGAGCTCCTTGATGGGACATGCAAGTGTCCTAGTTTAGACAAGGGCAAGGGGAAGAAACCAGCAAATGTTAACGATAGTTTTCTGCATTCAGTTAGAAAGGCCAGTTTCGTCCTTCCGCTACCAAGGTCTGTCCAGCCACAACATATTACTGAAGTAGATAGCAATTCCGACAAGATAATGTCACCATGGCCGTTAAGCACAAGTTCTGTTGTAACTTCTGGTGTCAATGGTGATAACGGAGAACCAGTCATCACAGATCTCTCTTCATGTAATGAG GTACAGGATTCTCATAAAAAGCCTGAAACTCCTGCTAATCCCCTTGATTTGCCATTATGTGAACCTAAGTATATTTTGGAACGTTTGGCTCTTCCTCCACCCAAGGATTTGGAATCTTTGCTTTTGGAGGCTGCAAAACCTGCTTTATCTTCAAAAAGTACTCCTGATCCATGTTCAGGCAAGCAAATATCTCGCCGGGCAAGCTTGCCTCCATTTCCATGGTCGCATACTTCTAATGGGCACTGTAGAACCAGTTCTGATGCAGCAAAACTGTCTATAAGCAGGGCCACATGCCAAGGTCGATGGCAAAGAATAGGGAAGAATATTGTTAGCTCATTGGGGCCTGTCACTAATAATTTTACAGACTTGGAGTCGCTAACCTATGATCAGAGTCTAGTTCCTTCTGCAAGGCTAAAAATTGCTGGTTCAGAAAATCAAGTTTCCCCATCCATATCTGTTAGTCTTTCTTGGTTTCAGCGGGATTCATCGTCTGGTGCAACATGTTCCAAACAATCCTTCGTTCCGCTAG AATCTGGAGGCAAGGTGAATCATTCAGGAAATGGTAACG ATGAGCATTGCCCACAAATATTAGCTGCTGCTCGAACACTGTGTGACATGGCAACTTGTTCCTCGAGGCAAAATCCAGATGGAATCATAAGATGGCCAAAGAAGCCTTCACAAAAGGCCATGAAAGCTCGCAAGTTAAAATCAATAGAGAAACCTGAAGAGGCATATGGAACATCAGTTGTATCTGGGTCTGATAATCTCAGGAGAAGCATCGACCGGATTATGCTACCCCCAAAGAAGCCCAGGCTCTCTATGGTTGATGATAGGAAGGATTTCAATAATTTCAGCTGCGTTACAAAAGGACCAATAAATTGGTCTACACCCAGGTCAAGTAGGTCATCACCTGGCAAATCACTTAAGGAGTCAATTGTGGATATAAGACATTCAACCACGGATGTAGCGAGGCAGTCGTATATGATGCCACCACCAGCAAGGGTTCCAGAAAAGGCATCGAACAAGCGGGAGAAGATAAGAAAGTTATTGACAATGGAATGGAACAGAGGAAGGGACCGGCTAGACTGA
- the LOC18776228 gene encoding uncharacterized protein LOC18776228 isoform X2: MEAVDLTFPVDVAGAQKFMGIEGLVRAGVTVKELEPCDLDRVSVRASPLTEACSSFLSDKEVTNVVSASEYEPSKLGGQLLSYQGEELSRHQHCRGKNGFLLHTGAESVQLERKSGKVSKMGSSTSKRPRIARLEDPTSLAGVDGIRDMSDKLGSYLTKCSSSDKNQSAKQKNNCTSKRGDKRNLKLHAKTKHDSFSVKVGLPSFGSAAGGNNFFGVHGLKSDNHDVTKLVDDVLLNELLDGTCKCPSLDKGKGKKPANVNDSFLHSVRKASFVLPLPRSVQPQHITEVDSNSDKIMSPWPLSTSSVVTSGVNGDNGEPVITDLSSCNEVQDSHKKPETPANPLDLPLCEPKYILERLALPPPKDLESLLLEAAKPALSSKSTPDPCSGKQISRRASLPPFPWSHTSNGHCRTSSDAAKLSISRATCQGRWQRIGKNIVSSLGPVTNNFTDLESLTYDQSLVPSARLKIAGSENQVSPSISVSLSWFQRDSSSGATCSKQSFVPLESGGKVNHSGNDEHCPQILAAARTLCDMATCSSRQNPDGIIRWPKKPSQKAMKARKLKSIEKPEEAYGTSVVSGSDNLRRSIDRIMLPPKKPRLSMVDDRKDFNNFSCVTKGPINWSTPRSSRSSPGKSLKESIVDIRHSTTDVARQSYMMPPPARVPEKASNKREKIRKLLTMEWNRGRDRLD, from the exons ATGGAAGCAGTGGACTTGACTTTTCCGGTGGACGTCGCCGGCGCGCAGAAGTTTATGGGGATAGAGGGTCTTGTGAGAGCTGGGGTTACAGTCAAGGAGCTTGAGCCTTGTGATTTGGACCGTGTTTCTGTTCGCGCAAGCCCCTTGACTGAGGCATGCAGCTCATTTCTCAGCGATAAAG AGGTAACAAATGTGGTTAGTGCTTCAGAGTATGAACCATCTAAGCTTGGTGGTCAGCTGCTCAGCTATCAGGGTGAAGAATTGTCCAGGCACCAACATTGTAGGGGcaaaaatggttttttgttGCATACTGGTGCTGAAAGTGTACAGCTAGAACGGAAATCAGGAAAGGTGTCAAAAATGGGTAGTTCGACTTCTAAGAGACCGCGAATTGCTCGATTGGAAGATCCAACGAGTTTAGCTGGAGTTGATGGGATAAGGGATATGTCAGATAAGCTCGGATCATATCTTACAAAGTGCAGTTCTTCAG ATAAGAATCAATCGGcgaaacaaaagaacaactGTACAAGCAAGCGAGGTGATAAGAGAAATCTCAAACTTCATGCAAAGACTAAACATGATTCTTTCTCCGTAAAGGTGGGTTTGCCAAGCTTCGGTTCTGCTGCTGGAGGGAACAACTTTTTCG GAGTACATGGCCTTAAGTCAGATAATCATGATGTCACAAAGCTAGTAGATGATGTGCTACTGAATGAGCTCCTTGATGGGACATGCAAGTGTCCTAGTTTAGACAAGGGCAAGGGGAAGAAACCAGCAAATGTTAACGATAGTTTTCTGCATTCAGTTAGAAAGGCCAGTTTCGTCCTTCCGCTACCAAGGTCTGTCCAGCCACAACATATTACTGAAGTAGATAGCAATTCCGACAAGATAATGTCACCATGGCCGTTAAGCACAAGTTCTGTTGTAACTTCTGGTGTCAATGGTGATAACGGAGAACCAGTCATCACAGATCTCTCTTCATGTAATGAG GTACAGGATTCTCATAAAAAGCCTGAAACTCCTGCTAATCCCCTTGATTTGCCATTATGTGAACCTAAGTATATTTTGGAACGTTTGGCTCTTCCTCCACCCAAGGATTTGGAATCTTTGCTTTTGGAGGCTGCAAAACCTGCTTTATCTTCAAAAAGTACTCCTGATCCATGTTCAGGCAAGCAAATATCTCGCCGGGCAAGCTTGCCTCCATTTCCATGGTCGCATACTTCTAATGGGCACTGTAGAACCAGTTCTGATGCAGCAAAACTGTCTATAAGCAGGGCCACATGCCAAGGTCGATGGCAAAGAATAGGGAAGAATATTGTTAGCTCATTGGGGCCTGTCACTAATAATTTTACAGACTTGGAGTCGCTAACCTATGATCAGAGTCTAGTTCCTTCTGCAAGGCTAAAAATTGCTGGTTCAGAAAATCAAGTTTCCCCATCCATATCTGTTAGTCTTTCTTGGTTTCAGCGGGATTCATCGTCTGGTGCAACATGTTCCAAACAATCCTTCGTTCCGCTAG AATCTGGAGGCAAGGTGAATCATTCAGGAAATG ATGAGCATTGCCCACAAATATTAGCTGCTGCTCGAACACTGTGTGACATGGCAACTTGTTCCTCGAGGCAAAATCCAGATGGAATCATAAGATGGCCAAAGAAGCCTTCACAAAAGGCCATGAAAGCTCGCAAGTTAAAATCAATAGAGAAACCTGAAGAGGCATATGGAACATCAGTTGTATCTGGGTCTGATAATCTCAGGAGAAGCATCGACCGGATTATGCTACCCCCAAAGAAGCCCAGGCTCTCTATGGTTGATGATAGGAAGGATTTCAATAATTTCAGCTGCGTTACAAAAGGACCAATAAATTGGTCTACACCCAGGTCAAGTAGGTCATCACCTGGCAAATCACTTAAGGAGTCAATTGTGGATATAAGACATTCAACCACGGATGTAGCGAGGCAGTCGTATATGATGCCACCACCAGCAAGGGTTCCAGAAAAGGCATCGAACAAGCGGGAGAAGATAAGAAAGTTATTGACAATGGAATGGAACAGAGGAAGGGACCGGCTAGACTGA
- the LOC18777185 gene encoding serine/threonine-protein phosphatase PP1 — protein sequence MDESVVDDLIRRLVSAKNGRTTKQVQLTEAEIRQLCSASKEIFLSQPNLLELEAPIKICGDVHGQFSDLLRLFEYGGYPPEANYLFLGDYVDRGKQSIETICLLLSYKIKYKENFFLLRGNHECASINRIYGFYDECKRRFNVRIWKTFTDCFNCLPVAALIDEKILCMHGGLSPDLKNLDQIRNIARPVDVPDQGLLCDLLWADPDKDVEGWGENDRGVSYTFGADKVAEFLQKHDLDLICRAHQVVEDGYEFFGKRKLVTIFSAPNYCGEFDNAGAMMSVDDTLTCSFQILKASEKKGKLGVGNNMLRPGTPPHKGKG from the exons ATGGACGAGAGTGTTGTTGACGATCTTATACGGAGGCTTGTCTCAGCGAAGAATGGCCGGACCACCAAACAGGTGCAGCTCACGGAGGCCGAAATAAGGCAGCTTTGCTCCGCTTCCAAGGAGATCTTTCTCAGCCAGCCGAATCTTCTTGAGCTTGAAGCTCCGATAAAAATTTGCG GAGATGTTCATGGTCAGTTTTCTGATCTTTTGCGATTGTTTGAGTATGGTGGGTACCCACCTGAGGCCAATTATTTATTCCTAGGGGACTATGTCGATCGTGGTAAGCAGAGCATAGAGACAATATGCCTTCTCCTTTCCTATAAGATCAAATACAAGGAGAACTTCTTTCTCCTTAGAGGCAACCATGAATGTGCTTCCATCAACCGCATATATGGGTTCTATGATGAGTGCAAGAGAAGATTTAATGTTCGCATTTGGAAGACATTTACTGACTGCTTCAACTGTCTTCCTGTTGCGGCACTTATTGATGAAAAGATCCTTTGCATGCATGGTGGTCTTTCTCCTGATTTGAAAAACTTGGATCAGATTAGGAATATTGCCCGGCCGGTGGACGTGCCAGATCAGGGCCTTCTCTGTGATCTATTATGGGCTGATCCTGATAAAGATGTTGAAGGTTGGGGAGAGAATGACCGTGGCGTGTCCTATACTTTTGGTGCTGACAAGGTTGCTGAGTTCCTCCAGAAACATGACCTTGATCTCATTTGCCGTGCTCATCAG GTTGTGGAAGATGGGTATGAGTTTTTTGGAAAGCGGAAGCTGGTGACAATATTTTCAGCACCAAATTACTGTGGGGAGTTCGATAATGCTGGTGCCATGATGAGTGTAGATGATACATTGACATGTTCCTTCCAGATCTTGAAAGCATCCGAGAAGAAAGGAAAGCTTGGAGTAGGCAACAACATGTTAAGACCAGGAACTCCACCTCATAAG GGTAAGGGCTGA
- the LOC18775955 gene encoding protein LURP-one-related 17 — translation MKIVPFLKSLSRSVHNQEQHDQHDEQELNTVGACTTLTVWRKSLLISCKGFTVIDSNGDLVYRVDNYVGHPEEVVLMDASGKSVLTMRRRKKLTLVDSWFVHEGEVGDYCRTRTSKSSPTFCVRKNMNMLNANPNILAYVYREAWGHKRYAYLIEGSYTHRSCKVLDEYSNVVAEIKRKEANIGGVSYGVEVFHLIVHPGFDAGFAMALVLALDQLFS, via the exons atgaagattgTTCCTTTCTTGAAATCTTTGTCAAGGTCTGTCCATAATCAAGAACAACATGATCAGCACGATGAGCAGGAACTCAATACTGTTGGGGCTTGCACAACATTAACAGTGTGGAGAAAATCACTCCTGATTAGCTGCAAAGGGTTCACGGTGATCGATTCGAACGGAGATCTCGTTTATCGGGTCGACAACTACGTCGGGCATCCTGAGGAAGTCGTTCTCATGGATGCCTCTGGAAAATCTGTCCTCACAATGCGTCGTCGCAAG AAGCTTACTCTAGTTGACAGTTGGTTTGTGCACGAAGGAGAAGTGGGTGATTATTGTAGAACAAGAACATCAAAAAGCAGCCCAACGTTTTGCGTGAGGAAGAACATGAACATGTTAAACGCCAATCCCAACATACTTGCTTATGTATATCGAGAGGCATGGGGTCATAAAAGATATGCATATTTGATTGAAGGTTCTTACACGCATCGATCTTGCAAGGTATTGGATGAGTATAGTAATGTGGTAGCTGAGATCAAGAGGAAGGAGGCAAATATTGGAGGGGTTTCTTATGGGGTAGAGGTTTTTCATTTGATTGTGCATCCTGGCTTTGATGCTGGATTTGCAATGGCTCTTGTATTAGCATTAGATCAGTTGTTTTCTTAG